A stretch of Arachis hypogaea cultivar Tifrunner chromosome 15, arahy.Tifrunner.gnm2.J5K5, whole genome shotgun sequence DNA encodes these proteins:
- the LOC140179602 gene encoding uncharacterized protein has translation MMFFNGANNEPVLCRAFPTYLDGATLLWFSKLSAGSISSFEELAKSFIDYFAASRIYVHRSDYLGTIKQGQHESLKNYMTRFSEATMEIQDLDPAVHLHALKAGLRPGKFWKTIAITKPKTLEEFRERAAGQIEIEELREAQKPERQPQRRDEEKAFRSPGNKDTKRPFKLTPKYNTYTRFNTKRENIIKEILNAKIVKPPARAGNYQDQRFVDRSKHCAFNQKFGHTTDDCVVAKDLLERLAHQRLLGKYVEGQKARGTNSDRNEHKQAVTDKNNKEHTASDPPRGIISHI, from the coding sequence ATGATGTTTTTTAACGGCGCTAACAACGAGCCCGTGCTTTGCCGAGCTTTTCCTACCTATCTTGATGGTGCTACATTACTGTGGTTTTCTAAACTGTCTGCAGGTTCAATTTCCTCCTTTGAGGAGCTGGCAAAATCCTTTATTGACTATTTTGCTGCATCAAGAATTTATGTCCACAGATCAGACTACCTAGGCACAATCAAGCAAGGCCAACATGAGAGTTTAAAGAACTACATGACCAGGTTCTCCGAGGCCACTATGGAGATCCAAGATTTGGATCCTGCTGTCCACCTGCATGCCCTCAAGGCCGGCCTCCGACCAGGCAAATTCTGGAAAACCATTGCGATAACAAAACCAAAAACACTGGAGGAGTTCCGAGAAAGGGCTGCAGGtcaaattgagattgaagagctccgAGAGGCCCAAAAGCCGGAGAGACAACCTCAGCGGAGGGATGAGGAAAAAGCTTTCAGATCACCAGGCAACAAGGATACAAAGAGGCCCTTCAAGCTCACACCAAAATATAACACGTATACCAGATTCAATACCAAGAGAGAGAACATCATAAAAGAGATTCTGAATGCCAAAATCGTGAAGCCACCAGCCCGAGCAGGGAACTACCAAGACCAAAGGTTCGTGGATAGAAGCAAGCACTGCGCCTTCAACCAGAAGTTTGGCCATACCACAGACGACTGCGTCGTTGCAAAAGACCTGCTCGAAAGACTGGCACACCAAAGGCTCTTAGGCAAATATGTCGAAGGTCAAAAAGCCAGAGGTACAAACTCGGACAGGAACGAACACAAACAAGCAGTAACAGATAAGAACAACAAAGAACATACAGCTTCTGATCCGCCAAGAGGAATCATCAGCCACATATGA